In Bradysia coprophila strain Holo2 unplaced genomic scaffold, BU_Bcop_v1 contig_350, whole genome shotgun sequence, a genomic segment contains:
- the LOC119080693 gene encoding sodium/hydrogen exchanger 9B2-like, whose protein sequence is MLSPIDPGERPNSTQPTSRKVSIQTDPAYEARLSHDNVGNDFHSRRKISQTSNPDLGPIRKKSILVQSTTPPAQQTDIESTKSFNMDRLNGDAHTRNYINQRLRRQQQQQPNPAANIQESWIFALCMKCRVEDSTPSWEPKYWQKLFPYPLCPSYRQFANFVAIVLIGVLTWITAYVILGEMAAPGGQLFSLVVLSIAANFGGWLISLTTLPRLVGMLAVGILFQNLGWVNVEGEFSHVTAEIRKFALTIILTRAGLEIDPEAFKKVYKTILKLGLVPWTVECCVVAVMSHFLFDFPLTWAFALGAIMAAVAPAVVVPCLFRLRKKGYGVAKGIPTCILAVAGIDDATSVAVFGIIASMVFGTGSLPYQISQAPVCILGGLAFGVFWGQLLRIVPEKGDTYLVPIRILMLLAGGALVVFGSEKIGYEGAGPLGVVFAALVSNHYWCQQGWEVDDNPVATGFEIFWMIFEPILFGLTGTVVKINELDPSVVAYGIAIISSGVIIRILATIGIAFGDNLNTKEKLFVSLSWMAKAIVQAALGPVFLKRLEENPDATEEEKHLAKTMSMICVLSIILTAPLGALLIAISGTKLLTKTAPLQPSHLRRGSGWTRRPSLYDLSIKDADEEDRIRHPELRVDKQTAANTNTNQGRPLPIYTVEE, encoded by the exons ATGTTAAGCCCAATCGATCCAGGTGAACGGCCTAATTCTACTCAACCAACATCACGTAAAGTGAGCATACAGACCGATCCGGCCTATGAAGCTCGCTTGAGCCATGACAATGTAGGAAACGATTTTCATTCGCGCAGGAAGATATCACAG ACTTCGAATCCAGACCTTGGTCCAATACGAAAGAAGAGTATACTTGTACAATCAACAACGCCACCCGCACAACAAACGGATATTGAATCAACGAAAAGCTTCAATATGG aTCGGTTGAATGGAGATGCACACACTCGAAACTACATAAACCAGCGATTGCgaagacaacaacaacaacaaccgaaTCCGGCAGCCAACATACAGGAATCGTGGATCTTCGCACTGTGTATGAAATGCAGAGTTGAGGATAGCACACCATCTTGGGAACCGAAATACTGGCAAAAATTGTTCCCATATCCATTGTGCCCCTCGTATCGACAATTTGCTAATTTTGTCGCTATAGTCCTAATCG GTGTCTTAACATGGATAACAGCATACGTGATACTAG GTGAAATGGCTGCGCCTGGGGGACAACTATTCAGTTTGGTCGTGCTATCGATTGCTGCAAATTTCGGTGGTTGGTTAATTTCATTAACAACTCTACCTCGATTGGTAGGCATGTTGGCAGTGGGAATATTGTTTCAg AATCTAGGGTGGGTTAATGTGGAAGGTGAATTCAGTCATGTAACCgcagaaattcgaaaatttgctttgacgataatattgaCCCGTGCTGGTCTAGAAATTGATCCGGAGGCGTTTAAGAAAGTGTACAAGACCATACTGAAATTGGGTCTTGTGCCATGGACTGTTGAATGTTGTGTTGTTGCAGTCATGTCCCATTTCTTGTTTGATTTCCCCTTAACTTGGGCGTTCGCTCTTGGTGCTATCATGGCTGCTGTAGCACCTGCAGTTGTGGTGCCATGTTTATTCCGGCTGCGAAAGAAAGGCTACGGTGTCGCCAAAGGCATACCAACATGTATAC TTGCTGTTGCTGGAATTGATGACGCAACTTCGGTGGCCGTGTTCGGCATAATTGCTAGCATGGTATTCGGTACAGGTAGTTTGCCTTATCAAATATCACAAGCACCGGTCTGTATACTTGGAGGATTGGCATTTGGCGTTTTCTGGGGACAGCTTCTGAGGATAGTGCCAGAAAAGGGTGACACGTATTTGGTGCCGATTCGAATACTGATGCTATTAGCTGGAGGGGCATTAGTGGTTTTTGGCAGCGAGAAAATTGGTTATGAAGGAGCCGGCCCACTCGGTGTTGTCTTTGCTGCACTTGTAAGCAACCATTATTGGTGCCAACAAG gatGGGAAGTTGATGATAATCCGGTTGCGACAggattcgaaatattttggatGATTTTCGAACCAATTTTGTTCGGTCTAACTGGAACTGTTGTGAAG ataaacGAACTAGATCCAAGTGTGGTAGCGTATGGCATTGCTATAATTTCTTCTGGAGTAATAATTCGTATCTTAGCCACGATTGGTATTGCATTCGGCGACAACTTGAACACCAAAGAAAAG CTGTTCGTTTCATTATCGTGGATGGCGAAAGCGATTGTACAGGCCGCTTTAGGACCAGTTTTCCTGAAACGTCTAGAAGAGAATCCCGACGctacagaagaagagaaacACTTGGCCAAGACTATGTCAATGATTTGTGTGTTGAGCATTATTCTGACAGCTCCGCTTGGTGCCTTGTTGATCGCCATATCcggaacaaagttgctgacgAAAACTGCACCACTTCAACCCTCACACTTACGCAGAG GTTCAGGTTGGACACGTCGACCTTCTTTGTATGATTTGAGCATCAAAGATGCTGACGAAGAAGATCGAATCAGGCACCCAGAACTGCGGGTTGATAAACAAACAGCGGCAAATACGAACACGAATCAAGGTCGACCACTGCCGATTTATACTGTTGAAGAGTAG
- the LOC119080719 gene encoding PRKCA-binding protein isoform X1, translated as MWPIGYGAMPQCYHYPRCHLYEDSMGMTVTSGKVVIKKDQTNLIGISIGGGAPYCPCLYIVQVFDGTPAAKEGTLQSGDELLAVNGVSVKGKTKVSVAKMIQATSDEVIISYNKLHADPKEGETLDIALKKIKHRFVEGLSSSTADSLGLSRAILCNDSLVKRLQELQGTEQMYKGLVDHAKRMLKAHFDLIQTYQAFGNCFSSISVREPQPRASEAFRLFGEMHRNMEKDGVKMLKAIKPVLADLGTYLFKAIPDTKLTIRRYADAKFAYLSYCLKVKEMDDEEHSFTALQEPIYRVETGNYEYRLILRCRQEARTKFAGLRSDVLEKMELLESKHARDLTCQLKRFISGLAALSKDLIDRLQEHQHLFPVEVDLKDSAFQYKSVAPVQFEEGIDDDSVEEGVEPNESHGDETNGDQLIPGFSDLSMEKSSDGEKDLLFELGLADVDLSLGYASSNLPNFDSSVDLLN; from the exons TGCCACAGTGTTATCACTATCCAAGATGTCATTTATATGAAGATTCAAT GGGAATGACTGTAACATCTGGAAAAGTTGTCATCAAAAAAGACCAGACGAATTTGATAGGAATTTCAATTGGAGGTGGCGCACCATATTGCCCTTGCTTGTACATTGTTCAG GTGTTTGACGGAACACCGGCAGCCAAAGAAGGCACTCTTCAAAGTGGCGATGAACTTCTGGCAGTCAATGGTGTGTCGGTTAAggggaaaacaaaagtttcTGTTGCCAAAATG ATTCAAGCGACCAGCGACGAAGTTATCATCAGTTACAACAAATTGCACGCTGATCCGAAAGAGGGAGAAACCTTGGACATAGCGCTGAAGAAAATAAAGCATCGATTCGTTGAAGGACTGTCCAGTAGTACGGCCGATTCGTTGGGGTTGTCTAGAGCAATTTTATGTAATGATTCGCTGGTTAAACGATTGCAAGAATTGCAGGGCACTGAACAAATGTATAAAGGACTGGTCGATCATGCCAAGCG CATGCTCAAAGCTCATTTCGATCTCATCCAAACATACCAGGCGTTCGGCAACTGTTTTTCATCGATAAGTGTTCGTGAGCCCCAACCCAGAGCGTCAGAAGCGTTCCGATTATTTGGTGAGATGCATCGAAACATGGAAAAAGATGGTGTTAAGATGCTCAAAGCCATTAAGCCAGTACTGGCTGACTTGGGCACGTACCTATTTAAAGCCATCCCTGACACTAAGCTTACCATTCGACGTTATGCAGATGCTAAATTCGCCTACCTTTCGTATTGCTTGAAGGTTAAGGAAATGGATGACGAAGAGCACAGTTTCACTGCACTACAGGAACCGATTTATCGAGTGGAGACAGGGAACTACGAATATCGCTTAATATTGCGATGTCGTCAAGAGGCACGGACGAAATTCGCTGGCCTGCGTAGCGACGTCCTGGAGAAGATGGAATTGCTTGAAAGTAAGCATGCGCGGGATTTGACCTGTCAACTGAAACGATTCATCAGCGGACTGGCGGCATTGAGCAAAGATTTGATCGATCGGCTGCAAGAACACCAGCATTTGTTCCCGGTGGAAGTTGATTTAAAGGACAGTGCATTCCAATACAAATCCGTGGCACCAGTTCAATTCGAAGAAGGTATTGATGACGACAGTGTCGAAGAGGGCGTTGAACCGAACGAATCTCACGGAGATGAAACAAATGGCGATCAGTTGATCCCTGGCTTCAGCGATTTGTCGATGGAAAAGAGTTCGGATGGGGAAAAAGATTTGCTCTTCGAGTTGGGACTGGCCGATGTGGATCTGTCGTTAGGTTATGCTTCGTCGAACTTACCTAATTTTGACTCATCGGTTGATCttcttaattga
- the LOC119080719 gene encoding PRKCA-binding protein isoform X2 — MAQQDEYEDDYFLEEDKMGMTVTSGKVVIKKDQTNLIGISIGGGAPYCPCLYIVQVFDGTPAAKEGTLQSGDELLAVNGVSVKGKTKVSVAKMIQATSDEVIISYNKLHADPKEGETLDIALKKIKHRFVEGLSSSTADSLGLSRAILCNDSLVKRLQELQGTEQMYKGLVDHAKRMLKAHFDLIQTYQAFGNCFSSISVREPQPRASEAFRLFGEMHRNMEKDGVKMLKAIKPVLADLGTYLFKAIPDTKLTIRRYADAKFAYLSYCLKVKEMDDEEHSFTALQEPIYRVETGNYEYRLILRCRQEARTKFAGLRSDVLEKMELLESKHARDLTCQLKRFISGLAALSKDLIDRLQEHQHLFPVEVDLKDSAFQYKSVAPVQFEEGIDDDSVEEGVEPNESHGDETNGDQLIPGFSDLSMEKSSDGEKDLLFELGLADVDLSLGYASSNLPNFDSSVDLLN; from the exons GGGAATGACTGTAACATCTGGAAAAGTTGTCATCAAAAAAGACCAGACGAATTTGATAGGAATTTCAATTGGAGGTGGCGCACCATATTGCCCTTGCTTGTACATTGTTCAG GTGTTTGACGGAACACCGGCAGCCAAAGAAGGCACTCTTCAAAGTGGCGATGAACTTCTGGCAGTCAATGGTGTGTCGGTTAAggggaaaacaaaagtttcTGTTGCCAAAATG ATTCAAGCGACCAGCGACGAAGTTATCATCAGTTACAACAAATTGCACGCTGATCCGAAAGAGGGAGAAACCTTGGACATAGCGCTGAAGAAAATAAAGCATCGATTCGTTGAAGGACTGTCCAGTAGTACGGCCGATTCGTTGGGGTTGTCTAGAGCAATTTTATGTAATGATTCGCTGGTTAAACGATTGCAAGAATTGCAGGGCACTGAACAAATGTATAAAGGACTGGTCGATCATGCCAAGCG CATGCTCAAAGCTCATTTCGATCTCATCCAAACATACCAGGCGTTCGGCAACTGTTTTTCATCGATAAGTGTTCGTGAGCCCCAACCCAGAGCGTCAGAAGCGTTCCGATTATTTGGTGAGATGCATCGAAACATGGAAAAAGATGGTGTTAAGATGCTCAAAGCCATTAAGCCAGTACTGGCTGACTTGGGCACGTACCTATTTAAAGCCATCCCTGACACTAAGCTTACCATTCGACGTTATGCAGATGCTAAATTCGCCTACCTTTCGTATTGCTTGAAGGTTAAGGAAATGGATGACGAAGAGCACAGTTTCACTGCACTACAGGAACCGATTTATCGAGTGGAGACAGGGAACTACGAATATCGCTTAATATTGCGATGTCGTCAAGAGGCACGGACGAAATTCGCTGGCCTGCGTAGCGACGTCCTGGAGAAGATGGAATTGCTTGAAAGTAAGCATGCGCGGGATTTGACCTGTCAACTGAAACGATTCATCAGCGGACTGGCGGCATTGAGCAAAGATTTGATCGATCGGCTGCAAGAACACCAGCATTTGTTCCCGGTGGAAGTTGATTTAAAGGACAGTGCATTCCAATACAAATCCGTGGCACCAGTTCAATTCGAAGAAGGTATTGATGACGACAGTGTCGAAGAGGGCGTTGAACCGAACGAATCTCACGGAGATGAAACAAATGGCGATCAGTTGATCCCTGGCTTCAGCGATTTGTCGATGGAAAAGAGTTCGGATGGGGAAAAAGATTTGCTCTTCGAGTTGGGACTGGCCGATGTGGATCTGTCGTTAGGTTATGCTTCGTCGAACTTACCTAATTTTGACTCATCGGTTGATCttcttaattga
- the LOC119080719 gene encoding PRKCA-binding protein isoform X3 — translation MTVTSGKVVIKKDQTNLIGISIGGGAPYCPCLYIVQVFDGTPAAKEGTLQSGDELLAVNGVSVKGKTKVSVAKMIQATSDEVIISYNKLHADPKEGETLDIALKKIKHRFVEGLSSSTADSLGLSRAILCNDSLVKRLQELQGTEQMYKGLVDHAKRMLKAHFDLIQTYQAFGNCFSSISVREPQPRASEAFRLFGEMHRNMEKDGVKMLKAIKPVLADLGTYLFKAIPDTKLTIRRYADAKFAYLSYCLKVKEMDDEEHSFTALQEPIYRVETGNYEYRLILRCRQEARTKFAGLRSDVLEKMELLESKHARDLTCQLKRFISGLAALSKDLIDRLQEHQHLFPVEVDLKDSAFQYKSVAPVQFEEGIDDDSVEEGVEPNESHGDETNGDQLIPGFSDLSMEKSSDGEKDLLFELGLADVDLSLGYASSNLPNFDSSVDLLN, via the exons ATGACTGTAACATCTGGAAAAGTTGTCATCAAAAAAGACCAGACGAATTTGATAGGAATTTCAATTGGAGGTGGCGCACCATATTGCCCTTGCTTGTACATTGTTCAG GTGTTTGACGGAACACCGGCAGCCAAAGAAGGCACTCTTCAAAGTGGCGATGAACTTCTGGCAGTCAATGGTGTGTCGGTTAAggggaaaacaaaagtttcTGTTGCCAAAATG ATTCAAGCGACCAGCGACGAAGTTATCATCAGTTACAACAAATTGCACGCTGATCCGAAAGAGGGAGAAACCTTGGACATAGCGCTGAAGAAAATAAAGCATCGATTCGTTGAAGGACTGTCCAGTAGTACGGCCGATTCGTTGGGGTTGTCTAGAGCAATTTTATGTAATGATTCGCTGGTTAAACGATTGCAAGAATTGCAGGGCACTGAACAAATGTATAAAGGACTGGTCGATCATGCCAAGCG CATGCTCAAAGCTCATTTCGATCTCATCCAAACATACCAGGCGTTCGGCAACTGTTTTTCATCGATAAGTGTTCGTGAGCCCCAACCCAGAGCGTCAGAAGCGTTCCGATTATTTGGTGAGATGCATCGAAACATGGAAAAAGATGGTGTTAAGATGCTCAAAGCCATTAAGCCAGTACTGGCTGACTTGGGCACGTACCTATTTAAAGCCATCCCTGACACTAAGCTTACCATTCGACGTTATGCAGATGCTAAATTCGCCTACCTTTCGTATTGCTTGAAGGTTAAGGAAATGGATGACGAAGAGCACAGTTTCACTGCACTACAGGAACCGATTTATCGAGTGGAGACAGGGAACTACGAATATCGCTTAATATTGCGATGTCGTCAAGAGGCACGGACGAAATTCGCTGGCCTGCGTAGCGACGTCCTGGAGAAGATGGAATTGCTTGAAAGTAAGCATGCGCGGGATTTGACCTGTCAACTGAAACGATTCATCAGCGGACTGGCGGCATTGAGCAAAGATTTGATCGATCGGCTGCAAGAACACCAGCATTTGTTCCCGGTGGAAGTTGATTTAAAGGACAGTGCATTCCAATACAAATCCGTGGCACCAGTTCAATTCGAAGAAGGTATTGATGACGACAGTGTCGAAGAGGGCGTTGAACCGAACGAATCTCACGGAGATGAAACAAATGGCGATCAGTTGATCCCTGGCTTCAGCGATTTGTCGATGGAAAAGAGTTCGGATGGGGAAAAAGATTTGCTCTTCGAGTTGGGACTGGCCGATGTGGATCTGTCGTTAGGTTATGCTTCGTCGAACTTACCTAATTTTGACTCATCGGTTGATCttcttaattga